One region of Culex pipiens pallens isolate TS chromosome 2, TS_CPP_V2, whole genome shotgun sequence genomic DNA includes:
- the LOC120432565 gene encoding pickpocket protein 28-like: MQTFKKYPDWRHVLGPNNPLMRTKSAHHFARKPIHADGSKWRNVKKFVREFCTESTIHGLRNIEAGKTLLERLWWLTVVVLSVVACGMLIQKVYHKWANNPVIVSYDDTATKVWTIPFPAITVCPEAKFKVDVMNFTEAFYQHFHSSRTLDKKSHDRLMAMLQICDDFFHIVLPYQERYPNSSLDVVALLNKISVDKSSTIIVCRKGTDMCRNQFFHTLTEDGVCFTYNGFSAQDMFNEGVLHNEYEYLTETNSATNWTLENGYAPGTPFTTHPLRASGYASRLRLNLASFKSNVEAHCAEEQGFKVVLHSPDEYPIPFAKYVLLSLDRDINIAIRPQILTTSKELASYSPARRQCYFSHERTLKFFRVYNQNNCELECLTNYTLAKCGCVKFSMPRSAGTRICSTAEQRCIIEARYGMLKALSQNRLNNDGLISECDCMSACSSIQYLTEITQSTYDSIQTVSLRLKPLLPQLIKPMESVTSSKVSVFFKGAEFLSTRRNELFGLTDFVANCGGILGLCLGISFVSLVELLYYCIVRPVQMARKSTGRNWQVVMVREKSGDQSFVWRDENQ, translated from the exons ATGCAGACCTTTAAGAAGTATCCAGATTGGAGGCATGTACTTGGTCCAAACAATCCACTGATGAGAACTAAATCTGCTCATCACTTTGCACGTAAGCCCATTCATGCAGATGGAAGCAAGTGGAGAAATGTGAAGAAATTCGTTCGAGAATTCTGCACCGAAAGCACCATCCATGGATTACGTAACATTGAAgctggaaaaacgcttttggaGCGTCTTTGGTGGTTGACCGTGGTCGTTCTGTCCGTGGTGGCCTGTGGAATGCTCATCCAGAAGGTGTACCACAAGTGGGCGAACAATCCGGTCATCGTGAGTTATGACGATACAGCGACCAAGGTGTGGACCATTCCGTTTCCGGCAATCACCGTATGTCCGGAAGCGAAGTTCAAGGTAGATGTGATGAACTTTACAGAGGCCTTTTATCAGCACTTTCATAGTAGTAGAACATTGGATAAAAAGAG tCATGATCGACTCATGGCGATGTTGCAAATATGtgacgatttttttcatatagtTTTACCGTATCAAGAGAGATATCCAAACAGCTCATTGGATGTGGTAGCTTTGCTAAACAAAATATCAGTTGATAAGTCGTCAACTATCATTGTTTGCCGTAAAGGCACAGACATGTGTAGAAATCAATTTTTCCATACCCTTACTGAGGATGGCGTTTGTTTCACGTACAATGGATTCTCTGCCCAGGATATGTTCAACGAAGGTGTTCTTCACAATGAGTACGAATATCTAACTGAAACCAACAGCGCAACCAACTGGACTCTGGAGAATGGTTATGCTCCAGGAACACCGTTCACGACACATCCTTTGCGAGCCTCAGGCTACGCTTCACGATTAAGGTTGAATTTAGCAAGTTTTAAAAGCAACGTAGAGGCTCACTGTGCCGAGGAGCAAGGCTTTAAAGTGGTTCTGCACTCTCCGGATGAGTACCCGATTCCATTTGCAAAGTACGTGCTGCTGTCCCTGGATCGAGACATCAATATTGCAATCCGACCGCAAATTTTGACGACCTCCAAGGAATTGGCCAGCTATTCTCCAGCTCGTCGCCAGTGCTACTTCAGCCATGAACGCACCCTGAAGTTCTTTCGCGTGTACAATCAGAACAACTGCGAGCTGGAATGTCTCACGAATTACACACTGGCCAAGTGTGGTTGTGTCAAGTTTTCGATGCCAAGATCGGCGGGAACTCGAATCTGCAGTACCGCTGAACAGAGATGCATCATCGAAGCTCGCTATGGTATGCTCAAAGCGTTATCCCAGAATCGGTTGAACAATGATGGCCTGATATCTGAATGTGACTGCATGTCAGCCTGCAGCTCGATCCAGTATCTCACTGAAATCACTCAATCGACGTATGATAGCATACAAACAGTGTCCTTGAGACTGAAACCGTTGTTACCGCAATTGATAAAGCCGATGGAAAG CGTAACGTCGTCCAAGGTGTCTGTCTTCTTCAAGGGGGCTGAGTTTCTGTCCACGCGCCGCAACGAGTTGTTCGGACTGACGGATTTCGTAGCCAACTGTGGCGGAATACTCGGACTCTGCCTGGGGATCAGCTTCGTCAGTCTGGTTGAGCTGCTGTACTACTGCATCGTTCGTCCAGTACAGATGGCGAGAAAGTCAACTGGTCGTAATTGGCAGGTCGTCATGGTTAGGGAGAAGTCTGGAGATCAATCGTTTGTTTGGCGTGATGAAAACCAATAG